From Cyprinus carpio isolate SPL01 chromosome A7, ASM1834038v1, whole genome shotgun sequence, a single genomic window includes:
- the LOC109089168 gene encoding sal-like protein 1 isoform X1, with protein MGTEAGVKGGHCAERQWILGVRREKEMPTQLCPDDQLQVKSPSTSLASEATSSSSSSSPTSLQDCQPPLAPRPSPGGLHAPSLPSESSSPPHWPNHIASYSTSLPNAHSSLSPDFPHPSLSSQTHSPPPSQQKSTHIPSHQPHSTVTSPPMGISATTTTSSSSSLSSSSSLGAPPHQGSPSPIHQTPSSPSEQLQVPPTLAVLLEELRVLQQRQIHQMQITEEICRQVLRLGGMVNAQDAPQGSVEGQQSDAGSSSPPNSVSSASLITQAPTTKPNQFHTNGTRTPYSTTTSSTSSPSLVTSSASVHPLSLTLGLPPRYLNEKSPNTSISHGNGMHFPTPSLPTVSLSHDQLFLSSTVSMSNGSSSSSSGRQQHTCRFCGKVLSSDSSLQIHLRSHTGERPYQCPVCLSRFTTRGNLKTHFLRHREQNPELSLSLLPPALSEQSQSGSGSGPSQRRRKRRAEDEEPFGVKGSVGVPDSLALGFLSGSSHPSPSSLPLPPSVDLALLSTAHSLLQLNRASAAAAASVSTSVQSSSSSITSSAMTGQFKGAKQQRFDENTPPHSTLHPSSPYSQLAHLPKILFPSGPSAHHPSLALLRPPHLPSPHLSLTFPFSSYPKPQNSSPPSSSPSSSSATSDTSKLQRLAQKLEKLPLPKSTNEGHAQANDISTTSNTNAISAYRRDMMAALGLNPSPSSEPASQELQGSTASSLLPNQCGVCLRVLSCPRALRLHQATHLGERPFPCKLCGRSFSTKGSLRAHLATHRARPANARGQNSCPLCQRKFTNAVVLQHHIRMHLGGQLPPEGNGDLHSEEDPSQMDGVSLPKNLQSLPLNMSMSSSASLLESKASLRDADQPMESDQDPYDNTPETSPAVTLEKEDPSGENSPADNSVPTDENHYGTVHHSKSQVVSGSADEDEDTPLSLCTRTNSKDTLFDKKWHSGASHQTVITGPNPSLNSEALNLSPALTPPSSPGLSTDLKSDQRSKQTTLHVNGIDRVLEPNDGDSHPATENASLHIPDKAVEQKVKAEDAQESAEEDQMKDREKTEGTSSETPVAPPQPQRSEKPYSCTECGKEYASRSGLKGHMKIHSGSMNQVASTTSSQSFEGKVVERTEESTHRKLRGDDAKNKSEKSTNKSSLTVHLVSTTDRDDRPEDTA; from the exons ATGGGAACAGAGGCGGGGGTGAAAGGGGGGCATTGTGCGGAGCGGCAATGGATCCTGGGggtgaggagagagaaagagatgccCACTCAACTGTGTCCAG atgaccAGCTACAAGTGAAATCTCCATCCACCTCTCTTGCCTCTGAAGCTAcctcatcatcttcctcttcctctcctacATCCCTTCAGGACTGTCAGCCTCCTTTGGCCCCAAGACCATCTCCTGGTGGCCTTCATGCCCCCTCGCTCCCCAGTGAAAGCTCATCTCCTCCCCACTGGCCAAATCACATTGCCTCATATTCTACATCTCTGCCTAATGCACACTCATCTCTTTCTCCAGACTTCCCACATCCTTCCCTGTCATCCCAGACCCACTCTCCTCCACCTAGCCAGCAGAAATCCACTCATATCCCATCTCATCAGCCCCACTCCACTGTGACATCCCCACCAATGGGTATTTCTGCAACCACCActacctcctcttcctcctctttatCCTCTTCATCATCGCTGGGTGCCCCACCACATCAAGGAAGTCCTAGTCCCATCCACCAAACTCCTTCATCACCTTCAGAGCAACTCCAAGTGCCTCCGACCCTCGCTGTACTATTAGAGGAACTTAGGGTCCTGCAGCAAAGACAGATTCACCAAATGCAGATTACAGAAGAAATCTGCAGGCAGGTGCTGCGCCTAGGTGGAATGGTCAATGCCCAAGATGCACCTCAGGGATCTGTGGAGGGTCAACAGAGTGATGCAGGCTCTAGCTCCCCACCTAATTCTGTCTCCAGTGCCTCTTTAATTACCCAAGCTCCTACAACCAAGCCCAACCAATTTCACACAAATGGAACCAGAACTCCTTATTCCACAACTACATCCTCAACATCTTCCCCATCCTTAGTCACCTCTTCAGCCTCTGTGCACCCTCTCTCTCTAACGCTAGGACTTCCACCTCGCTACCTCAATGAAAAGTCTCCCAACACCTCCATCAGTCATGGCAATGGCATGCATTTCCCAACTCCTTCCTTGCCCACGGTCAGCCTCTCCCATGACCAGCTATTTCTCAGTTCCACTGTTAGTATGTCAAACGGATCTTCAAGCTCCTCTTCAGGCCGCCAGCAGCACACCTGCAGGTTCTGTGGGAAGGTTCTAAGCAGTGACTCCTCACTACAGATCCATCTGAGATCCCACACCGGTGAGCGTCCATACCAATGTCCGGTCTGCCTTAGTCGTTTCACTACCCGCGGCAATCTCAAAACCCACTTCCTTCGTCACCGTGAGCAAAATCCTGAGCTGTCACTCTCTCTTTTGCCACCTGCTCTGTCTGAACAGAGCCAATCAGGATCTGGCTCAGGGCCATCACAGAGGCGCAGAAAACGTCGAGCAGAGGATGAGGAGCCATTTGGGGTTAAAGGTAGTGTAGGTGTGCCAGATAGTTTAGCTCTTGGTTTCCTGTCTGGGTCATCTCATCCGTCTCCCTCCTCCCTTCCGTTACCACCCAGTGTTGATCTGGCCCTGCTTTCCACTGCCCACTCTTTGCTACAGCTTAACCGAGCCTCAGCTGCAGCTGCAGCCTCTGTTTCCACTAGTGTGCAGTCATCATCTTCATCCATCACCTCTTCTGCTATGACTGGTCAATTCAAAGGTGCAAAGCAGCAGAGGTTTGATGAGAATACACCACCACACTCTACTTTACATCCTAGTTCTCCATATTCCCAGCTGGCACACCTTCCGAAGATTCTCTTCCCATCAGGTCCCTCTGCCCACCATCCTAGCCTTGCCCTTCTTCGCCCTCCTCACCTCCCTTCCCCTCACCTCTCACTTACCTTCCCTTTCTCCTCATACCCCAAACCTCAAAACTCCTCTCCTCCATCCTCCTCTCCTTCTTCATCCTCTGCCACCTCTGACACCTCAAAGCTGCAAAGACTGGCGCAGAAGTTAGAGAAGTTGCCCCTCCCAAAAAGCACCAATGAAGGCCATGCCCAGGCTAATGACATATCCACCACCTCCAACACTAATGCTATATCAGCTTACAGGAGGGATATGATGGCGGCCTTAGGGCTGAATCCGAGTCCCAGCAGTGAGCCAGCCAGCCAAGAGCTCCAAGGGTCAACTGCCTCCTCTTTGCTTCCTAATCAGTGTGGGGTGTGCCTCCGTGTCCTTAGCTGCCCAAGGGCATTACGTCTCCACCAGGCCACTCACTTGGGTGAACGTCCATTCCCCTGCAAACTCTGTGGCCGCTCCTTTTCCACAAAGGGAAGTCTAAGGGCTCATCTAGCCACACACAGAGCACGTCCAGCCAATGCACGTGGCCAGAATTCATGCCCGCTCTGTCAACGCAAGTTTACTAATGCCGTGGTACTGCAGCATCACATTCGGATGCATCTGGGGGGCCAGTTGCCTCCAGAAGGTAATGGGGACCTGCATTCAGAAGAAGACCCTAGTCAAATGGATGGAGTTTCTTTACCTAAAAACCTTCAGTCTCTTCCTCTAAATATGAGCATGTCTTCCTCTGCCAGCTTACTGGAGTCTAAGGCTAGCCTAAGAGATGCAGATCAGCCCATGGAGTCAGATCAAGATCCTTATGACAACACACCTGAGACTAGTCCAGCTGTCACCCTGGAGAAGGAGGATCCCTCGGGAGAAAATAGCCCAGCTGACAATTCAGTTCCAACAGATGAAAACCATTATGGCACAGTCCATCACAGCAAATCTCAAGTTGTCAGTGGCTCTgcagatgaagatgaagacacGCCCTTATCTCTCTGTACCCGGACCAACTCCAAGGACaccttatttgataaaaaatggcACAGTGGCGCTTCACATCAAACAGTGATCACCGGGCCAAATCCTAGTTTAAACTCTGAAGCTCTAAATCTGTCACCTGCCCTCACTCCACCCTCCAGCCCAGGGTTGTCCACTGATTTAAAATCAGACCAAAGGAGCAAGCAGACAACACTTCATGTGAATGGAATAGACCGTGTTCTTGAGCCCAATGATGGTGACTCTCACCCAGCCACAGAGAATGCTTCTTTGCACATTCCAGATAAAGCCGTAGAGCAGAAGGTGAAAGCTGAAGATGCACAAGAGTCTGCAGAAGAGGATCAAATGAAAGATAGAGAAAAGACTGAAGGGACATCATCAGAGACTCCTGTAGCCCCTCCACAACCACAGCGCTCAGAGAAACCTTATAGCTGCACAGAGTGTGGAAAAGAGTATGCTAGCCGCAGTGGATTAAAG GGGCATATGAAAATCCACAGTGGAAGTATGAATCAGGTGGCCAGTACCACATCCTCACAGTCCTTTGAGGGAAAAGTTGTGGAGCGTACAGAGGAGTCAACCCATCGGAAACTGAGAGGAGATGATGCTAAAAACAAGTCAgagaaaagtacaaataaatcatCCTTGACTGTGCATCTGGTGTCTACCACTGACAGAGACGACAGACCTGAAGACACTGCTTAA
- the LOC109089168 gene encoding sal-like protein 2 isoform X3 — MDPGDDQLQVKSPSTSLASEATSSSSSSSPTSLQDCQPPLAPRPSPGGLHAPSLPSESSSPPHWPNHIASYSTSLPNAHSSLSPDFPHPSLSSQTHSPPPSQQKSTHIPSHQPHSTVTSPPMGISATTTTSSSSSLSSSSSLGAPPHQGSPSPIHQTPSSPSEQLQVPPTLAVLLEELRVLQQRQIHQMQITEEICRQVLRLGGMVNAQDAPQGSVEGQQSDAGSSSPPNSVSSASLITQAPTTKPNQFHTNGTRTPYSTTTSSTSSPSLVTSSASVHPLSLTLGLPPRYLNEKSPNTSISHGNGMHFPTPSLPTVSLSHDQLFLSSTVSMSNGSSSSSSGRQQHTCRFCGKVLSSDSSLQIHLRSHTGERPYQCPVCLSRFTTRGNLKTHFLRHREQNPELSLSLLPPALSEQSQSGSGSGPSQRRRKRRAEDEEPFGVKGSVGVPDSLALGFLSGSSHPSPSSLPLPPSVDLALLSTAHSLLQLNRASAAAAASVSTSVQSSSSSITSSAMTGQFKGAKQQRFDENTPPHSTLHPSSPYSQLAHLPKILFPSGPSAHHPSLALLRPPHLPSPHLSLTFPFSSYPKPQNSSPPSSSPSSSSATSDTSKLQRLAQKLEKLPLPKSTNEGHAQANDISTTSNTNAISAYRRDMMAALGLNPSPSSEPASQELQGSTASSLLPNQCGVCLRVLSCPRALRLHQATHLGERPFPCKLCGRSFSTKGSLRAHLATHRARPANARGQNSCPLCQRKFTNAVVLQHHIRMHLGGQLPPEGNGDLHSEEDPSQMDGVSLPKNLQSLPLNMSMSSSASLLESKASLRDADQPMESDQDPYDNTPETSPAVTLEKEDPSGENSPADNSVPTDENHYGTVHHSKSQVVSGSADEDEDTPLSLCTRTNSKDTLFDKKWHSGASHQTVITGPNPSLNSEALNLSPALTPPSSPGLSTDLKSDQRSKQTTLHVNGIDRVLEPNDGDSHPATENASLHIPDKAVEQKVKAEDAQESAEEDQMKDREKTEGTSSETPVAPPQPQRSEKPYSCTECGKEYASRSGLKGHMKIHSGSMNQVASTTSSQSFEGKVVERTEESTHRKLRGDDAKNKSEKSTNKSSLTVHLVSTTDRDDRPEDTA, encoded by the exons ATGGATCCTGGGg atgaccAGCTACAAGTGAAATCTCCATCCACCTCTCTTGCCTCTGAAGCTAcctcatcatcttcctcttcctctcctacATCCCTTCAGGACTGTCAGCCTCCTTTGGCCCCAAGACCATCTCCTGGTGGCCTTCATGCCCCCTCGCTCCCCAGTGAAAGCTCATCTCCTCCCCACTGGCCAAATCACATTGCCTCATATTCTACATCTCTGCCTAATGCACACTCATCTCTTTCTCCAGACTTCCCACATCCTTCCCTGTCATCCCAGACCCACTCTCCTCCACCTAGCCAGCAGAAATCCACTCATATCCCATCTCATCAGCCCCACTCCACTGTGACATCCCCACCAATGGGTATTTCTGCAACCACCActacctcctcttcctcctctttatCCTCTTCATCATCGCTGGGTGCCCCACCACATCAAGGAAGTCCTAGTCCCATCCACCAAACTCCTTCATCACCTTCAGAGCAACTCCAAGTGCCTCCGACCCTCGCTGTACTATTAGAGGAACTTAGGGTCCTGCAGCAAAGACAGATTCACCAAATGCAGATTACAGAAGAAATCTGCAGGCAGGTGCTGCGCCTAGGTGGAATGGTCAATGCCCAAGATGCACCTCAGGGATCTGTGGAGGGTCAACAGAGTGATGCAGGCTCTAGCTCCCCACCTAATTCTGTCTCCAGTGCCTCTTTAATTACCCAAGCTCCTACAACCAAGCCCAACCAATTTCACACAAATGGAACCAGAACTCCTTATTCCACAACTACATCCTCAACATCTTCCCCATCCTTAGTCACCTCTTCAGCCTCTGTGCACCCTCTCTCTCTAACGCTAGGACTTCCACCTCGCTACCTCAATGAAAAGTCTCCCAACACCTCCATCAGTCATGGCAATGGCATGCATTTCCCAACTCCTTCCTTGCCCACGGTCAGCCTCTCCCATGACCAGCTATTTCTCAGTTCCACTGTTAGTATGTCAAACGGATCTTCAAGCTCCTCTTCAGGCCGCCAGCAGCACACCTGCAGGTTCTGTGGGAAGGTTCTAAGCAGTGACTCCTCACTACAGATCCATCTGAGATCCCACACCGGTGAGCGTCCATACCAATGTCCGGTCTGCCTTAGTCGTTTCACTACCCGCGGCAATCTCAAAACCCACTTCCTTCGTCACCGTGAGCAAAATCCTGAGCTGTCACTCTCTCTTTTGCCACCTGCTCTGTCTGAACAGAGCCAATCAGGATCTGGCTCAGGGCCATCACAGAGGCGCAGAAAACGTCGAGCAGAGGATGAGGAGCCATTTGGGGTTAAAGGTAGTGTAGGTGTGCCAGATAGTTTAGCTCTTGGTTTCCTGTCTGGGTCATCTCATCCGTCTCCCTCCTCCCTTCCGTTACCACCCAGTGTTGATCTGGCCCTGCTTTCCACTGCCCACTCTTTGCTACAGCTTAACCGAGCCTCAGCTGCAGCTGCAGCCTCTGTTTCCACTAGTGTGCAGTCATCATCTTCATCCATCACCTCTTCTGCTATGACTGGTCAATTCAAAGGTGCAAAGCAGCAGAGGTTTGATGAGAATACACCACCACACTCTACTTTACATCCTAGTTCTCCATATTCCCAGCTGGCACACCTTCCGAAGATTCTCTTCCCATCAGGTCCCTCTGCCCACCATCCTAGCCTTGCCCTTCTTCGCCCTCCTCACCTCCCTTCCCCTCACCTCTCACTTACCTTCCCTTTCTCCTCATACCCCAAACCTCAAAACTCCTCTCCTCCATCCTCCTCTCCTTCTTCATCCTCTGCCACCTCTGACACCTCAAAGCTGCAAAGACTGGCGCAGAAGTTAGAGAAGTTGCCCCTCCCAAAAAGCACCAATGAAGGCCATGCCCAGGCTAATGACATATCCACCACCTCCAACACTAATGCTATATCAGCTTACAGGAGGGATATGATGGCGGCCTTAGGGCTGAATCCGAGTCCCAGCAGTGAGCCAGCCAGCCAAGAGCTCCAAGGGTCAACTGCCTCCTCTTTGCTTCCTAATCAGTGTGGGGTGTGCCTCCGTGTCCTTAGCTGCCCAAGGGCATTACGTCTCCACCAGGCCACTCACTTGGGTGAACGTCCATTCCCCTGCAAACTCTGTGGCCGCTCCTTTTCCACAAAGGGAAGTCTAAGGGCTCATCTAGCCACACACAGAGCACGTCCAGCCAATGCACGTGGCCAGAATTCATGCCCGCTCTGTCAACGCAAGTTTACTAATGCCGTGGTACTGCAGCATCACATTCGGATGCATCTGGGGGGCCAGTTGCCTCCAGAAGGTAATGGGGACCTGCATTCAGAAGAAGACCCTAGTCAAATGGATGGAGTTTCTTTACCTAAAAACCTTCAGTCTCTTCCTCTAAATATGAGCATGTCTTCCTCTGCCAGCTTACTGGAGTCTAAGGCTAGCCTAAGAGATGCAGATCAGCCCATGGAGTCAGATCAAGATCCTTATGACAACACACCTGAGACTAGTCCAGCTGTCACCCTGGAGAAGGAGGATCCCTCGGGAGAAAATAGCCCAGCTGACAATTCAGTTCCAACAGATGAAAACCATTATGGCACAGTCCATCACAGCAAATCTCAAGTTGTCAGTGGCTCTgcagatgaagatgaagacacGCCCTTATCTCTCTGTACCCGGACCAACTCCAAGGACaccttatttgataaaaaatggcACAGTGGCGCTTCACATCAAACAGTGATCACCGGGCCAAATCCTAGTTTAAACTCTGAAGCTCTAAATCTGTCACCTGCCCTCACTCCACCCTCCAGCCCAGGGTTGTCCACTGATTTAAAATCAGACCAAAGGAGCAAGCAGACAACACTTCATGTGAATGGAATAGACCGTGTTCTTGAGCCCAATGATGGTGACTCTCACCCAGCCACAGAGAATGCTTCTTTGCACATTCCAGATAAAGCCGTAGAGCAGAAGGTGAAAGCTGAAGATGCACAAGAGTCTGCAGAAGAGGATCAAATGAAAGATAGAGAAAAGACTGAAGGGACATCATCAGAGACTCCTGTAGCCCCTCCACAACCACAGCGCTCAGAGAAACCTTATAGCTGCACAGAGTGTGGAAAAGAGTATGCTAGCCGCAGTGGATTAAAG GGGCATATGAAAATCCACAGTGGAAGTATGAATCAGGTGGCCAGTACCACATCCTCACAGTCCTTTGAGGGAAAAGTTGTGGAGCGTACAGAGGAGTCAACCCATCGGAAACTGAGAGGAGATGATGCTAAAAACAAGTCAgagaaaagtacaaataaatcatCCTTGACTGTGCATCTGGTGTCTACCACTGACAGAGACGACAGACCTGAAGACACTGCTTAA
- the LOC109089168 gene encoding sal-like protein 1 isoform X2 yields the protein MSRRKQKRPQQLVNADPGGTRLMPQDDQLQVKSPSTSLASEATSSSSSSSPTSLQDCQPPLAPRPSPGGLHAPSLPSESSSPPHWPNHIASYSTSLPNAHSSLSPDFPHPSLSSQTHSPPPSQQKSTHIPSHQPHSTVTSPPMGISATTTTSSSSSLSSSSSLGAPPHQGSPSPIHQTPSSPSEQLQVPPTLAVLLEELRVLQQRQIHQMQITEEICRQVLRLGGMVNAQDAPQGSVEGQQSDAGSSSPPNSVSSASLITQAPTTKPNQFHTNGTRTPYSTTTSSTSSPSLVTSSASVHPLSLTLGLPPRYLNEKSPNTSISHGNGMHFPTPSLPTVSLSHDQLFLSSTVSMSNGSSSSSSGRQQHTCRFCGKVLSSDSSLQIHLRSHTGERPYQCPVCLSRFTTRGNLKTHFLRHREQNPELSLSLLPPALSEQSQSGSGSGPSQRRRKRRAEDEEPFGVKGSVGVPDSLALGFLSGSSHPSPSSLPLPPSVDLALLSTAHSLLQLNRASAAAAASVSTSVQSSSSSITSSAMTGQFKGAKQQRFDENTPPHSTLHPSSPYSQLAHLPKILFPSGPSAHHPSLALLRPPHLPSPHLSLTFPFSSYPKPQNSSPPSSSPSSSSATSDTSKLQRLAQKLEKLPLPKSTNEGHAQANDISTTSNTNAISAYRRDMMAALGLNPSPSSEPASQELQGSTASSLLPNQCGVCLRVLSCPRALRLHQATHLGERPFPCKLCGRSFSTKGSLRAHLATHRARPANARGQNSCPLCQRKFTNAVVLQHHIRMHLGGQLPPEGNGDLHSEEDPSQMDGVSLPKNLQSLPLNMSMSSSASLLESKASLRDADQPMESDQDPYDNTPETSPAVTLEKEDPSGENSPADNSVPTDENHYGTVHHSKSQVVSGSADEDEDTPLSLCTRTNSKDTLFDKKWHSGASHQTVITGPNPSLNSEALNLSPALTPPSSPGLSTDLKSDQRSKQTTLHVNGIDRVLEPNDGDSHPATENASLHIPDKAVEQKVKAEDAQESAEEDQMKDREKTEGTSSETPVAPPQPQRSEKPYSCTECGKEYASRSGLKGHMKIHSGSMNQVASTTSSQSFEGKVVERTEESTHRKLRGDDAKNKSEKSTNKSSLTVHLVSTTDRDDRPEDTA from the exons ATGTCACGCCGGAAACAGAAACGGCCCCAGCAGCTCGTTAACGCGGACCCCGGGGGCACGCGCTTGATGCCGCAAG atgaccAGCTACAAGTGAAATCTCCATCCACCTCTCTTGCCTCTGAAGCTAcctcatcatcttcctcttcctctcctacATCCCTTCAGGACTGTCAGCCTCCTTTGGCCCCAAGACCATCTCCTGGTGGCCTTCATGCCCCCTCGCTCCCCAGTGAAAGCTCATCTCCTCCCCACTGGCCAAATCACATTGCCTCATATTCTACATCTCTGCCTAATGCACACTCATCTCTTTCTCCAGACTTCCCACATCCTTCCCTGTCATCCCAGACCCACTCTCCTCCACCTAGCCAGCAGAAATCCACTCATATCCCATCTCATCAGCCCCACTCCACTGTGACATCCCCACCAATGGGTATTTCTGCAACCACCActacctcctcttcctcctctttatCCTCTTCATCATCGCTGGGTGCCCCACCACATCAAGGAAGTCCTAGTCCCATCCACCAAACTCCTTCATCACCTTCAGAGCAACTCCAAGTGCCTCCGACCCTCGCTGTACTATTAGAGGAACTTAGGGTCCTGCAGCAAAGACAGATTCACCAAATGCAGATTACAGAAGAAATCTGCAGGCAGGTGCTGCGCCTAGGTGGAATGGTCAATGCCCAAGATGCACCTCAGGGATCTGTGGAGGGTCAACAGAGTGATGCAGGCTCTAGCTCCCCACCTAATTCTGTCTCCAGTGCCTCTTTAATTACCCAAGCTCCTACAACCAAGCCCAACCAATTTCACACAAATGGAACCAGAACTCCTTATTCCACAACTACATCCTCAACATCTTCCCCATCCTTAGTCACCTCTTCAGCCTCTGTGCACCCTCTCTCTCTAACGCTAGGACTTCCACCTCGCTACCTCAATGAAAAGTCTCCCAACACCTCCATCAGTCATGGCAATGGCATGCATTTCCCAACTCCTTCCTTGCCCACGGTCAGCCTCTCCCATGACCAGCTATTTCTCAGTTCCACTGTTAGTATGTCAAACGGATCTTCAAGCTCCTCTTCAGGCCGCCAGCAGCACACCTGCAGGTTCTGTGGGAAGGTTCTAAGCAGTGACTCCTCACTACAGATCCATCTGAGATCCCACACCGGTGAGCGTCCATACCAATGTCCGGTCTGCCTTAGTCGTTTCACTACCCGCGGCAATCTCAAAACCCACTTCCTTCGTCACCGTGAGCAAAATCCTGAGCTGTCACTCTCTCTTTTGCCACCTGCTCTGTCTGAACAGAGCCAATCAGGATCTGGCTCAGGGCCATCACAGAGGCGCAGAAAACGTCGAGCAGAGGATGAGGAGCCATTTGGGGTTAAAGGTAGTGTAGGTGTGCCAGATAGTTTAGCTCTTGGTTTCCTGTCTGGGTCATCTCATCCGTCTCCCTCCTCCCTTCCGTTACCACCCAGTGTTGATCTGGCCCTGCTTTCCACTGCCCACTCTTTGCTACAGCTTAACCGAGCCTCAGCTGCAGCTGCAGCCTCTGTTTCCACTAGTGTGCAGTCATCATCTTCATCCATCACCTCTTCTGCTATGACTGGTCAATTCAAAGGTGCAAAGCAGCAGAGGTTTGATGAGAATACACCACCACACTCTACTTTACATCCTAGTTCTCCATATTCCCAGCTGGCACACCTTCCGAAGATTCTCTTCCCATCAGGTCCCTCTGCCCACCATCCTAGCCTTGCCCTTCTTCGCCCTCCTCACCTCCCTTCCCCTCACCTCTCACTTACCTTCCCTTTCTCCTCATACCCCAAACCTCAAAACTCCTCTCCTCCATCCTCCTCTCCTTCTTCATCCTCTGCCACCTCTGACACCTCAAAGCTGCAAAGACTGGCGCAGAAGTTAGAGAAGTTGCCCCTCCCAAAAAGCACCAATGAAGGCCATGCCCAGGCTAATGACATATCCACCACCTCCAACACTAATGCTATATCAGCTTACAGGAGGGATATGATGGCGGCCTTAGGGCTGAATCCGAGTCCCAGCAGTGAGCCAGCCAGCCAAGAGCTCCAAGGGTCAACTGCCTCCTCTTTGCTTCCTAATCAGTGTGGGGTGTGCCTCCGTGTCCTTAGCTGCCCAAGGGCATTACGTCTCCACCAGGCCACTCACTTGGGTGAACGTCCATTCCCCTGCAAACTCTGTGGCCGCTCCTTTTCCACAAAGGGAAGTCTAAGGGCTCATCTAGCCACACACAGAGCACGTCCAGCCAATGCACGTGGCCAGAATTCATGCCCGCTCTGTCAACGCAAGTTTACTAATGCCGTGGTACTGCAGCATCACATTCGGATGCATCTGGGGGGCCAGTTGCCTCCAGAAGGTAATGGGGACCTGCATTCAGAAGAAGACCCTAGTCAAATGGATGGAGTTTCTTTACCTAAAAACCTTCAGTCTCTTCCTCTAAATATGAGCATGTCTTCCTCTGCCAGCTTACTGGAGTCTAAGGCTAGCCTAAGAGATGCAGATCAGCCCATGGAGTCAGATCAAGATCCTTATGACAACACACCTGAGACTAGTCCAGCTGTCACCCTGGAGAAGGAGGATCCCTCGGGAGAAAATAGCCCAGCTGACAATTCAGTTCCAACAGATGAAAACCATTATGGCACAGTCCATCACAGCAAATCTCAAGTTGTCAGTGGCTCTgcagatgaagatgaagacacGCCCTTATCTCTCTGTACCCGGACCAACTCCAAGGACaccttatttgataaaaaatggcACAGTGGCGCTTCACATCAAACAGTGATCACCGGGCCAAATCCTAGTTTAAACTCTGAAGCTCTAAATCTGTCACCTGCCCTCACTCCACCCTCCAGCCCAGGGTTGTCCACTGATTTAAAATCAGACCAAAGGAGCAAGCAGACAACACTTCATGTGAATGGAATAGACCGTGTTCTTGAGCCCAATGATGGTGACTCTCACCCAGCCACAGAGAATGCTTCTTTGCACATTCCAGATAAAGCCGTAGAGCAGAAGGTGAAAGCTGAAGATGCACAAGAGTCTGCAGAAGAGGATCAAATGAAAGATAGAGAAAAGACTGAAGGGACATCATCAGAGACTCCTGTAGCCCCTCCACAACCACAGCGCTCAGAGAAACCTTATAGCTGCACAGAGTGTGGAAAAGAGTATGCTAGCCGCAGTGGATTAAAG GGGCATATGAAAATCCACAGTGGAAGTATGAATCAGGTGGCCAGTACCACATCCTCACAGTCCTTTGAGGGAAAAGTTGTGGAGCGTACAGAGGAGTCAACCCATCGGAAACTGAGAGGAGATGATGCTAAAAACAAGTCAgagaaaagtacaaataaatcatCCTTGACTGTGCATCTGGTGTCTACCACTGACAGAGACGACAGACCTGAAGACACTGCTTAA